One sulfur-oxidizing endosymbiont of Gigantopelta aegis genomic region harbors:
- a CDS encoding Eco57I restriction-modification methylase domain-containing protein: MKKILDLHERNWNGIWFRIVRNFFWSAIAGKFDVVVGNPPWVRWSKLPELYRERIKPTCDHYGIFSKTKFHGGNELDISGMITYTVADKWLKDEDGILAFVITQTHFQSPSSAGFRSFYIGNNQIIQPVGIDDLKALKPFPDAANKTAIFIAKKCKGNTIKYPIPYAIWEAAKGNKKAIPAHLTKQEALDSVDIDKCEATPVTGGDSPWAITPKGGFKAFKRSLVQALGLTAEKE, from the coding sequence ATGAAAAAAATTCTGGATTTACATGAAAGAAACTGGAATGGTATCTGGTTTCGTATAGTGCGTAATTTCTTCTGGTCTGCTATTGCAGGAAAGTTTGATGTGGTTGTTGGTAATCCACCTTGGGTCAGATGGTCAAAATTACCCGAATTATACCGTGAACGTATAAAGCCAACCTGTGATCATTATGGAATTTTCTCAAAAACAAAATTTCATGGTGGAAATGAACTTGATATATCAGGAATGATCACCTATACCGTTGCAGATAAATGGCTCAAAGATGAAGACGGAATTTTAGCATTTGTTATCACGCAAACTCATTTTCAATCACCATCTTCAGCAGGTTTTCGATCATTTTATATCGGAAATAATCAGATCATTCAACCTGTAGGGATTGATGATCTAAAAGCTTTAAAGCCATTTCCTGATGCAGCCAATAAAACAGCTATTTTTATTGCTAAAAAATGCAAAGGTAACACAATAAAATATCCTATACCCTATGCTATATGGGAAGCGGCTAAAGGAAATAAAAAAGCAATCCCTGCTCACCTCACAAAACAAGAAGCTCTTGATTCAGTTGACATTGATAAGTGTGAGGCAACCCCTGTTACGGGAGGTGATTCACCATGGGCTATTACACCGAAAGGTGGTTTTAAAGCATTTAAAAGATCACTGGTGCAAGCACTTGGGTTAACGGCAGAAAAGGAGTAA